In a genomic window of Coriobacteriia bacterium:
- a CDS encoding ABC transporter ATP-binding protein has product MQNYVVETSGLTKRYKDKNVVDRIDLRVEQGQIYGFLGLNGAGKTTTIRMLMGLIRPSAGQARLFGRPIPADRLQVMRRVGALVESPSYYAHLSGWDNLKIVAILLDAPERRIAEVLDIVRLTGDAKRKVGDYSLGMKQRLGIAAALVGSPDLLVLDEPTNGLDPAGIHEVRDLIRRMPREHGITVVVSSHLLAEVDQMATAVGVIHAGRLIFQGPIGDLRARSRGHVSVQVDRLEEAVAIAEESQLGGVMAEGERLRFDSTAPADAARLVRALVDRDIAVYRVEEQQLTLEDIFLELTAEASPT; this is encoded by the coding sequence GTGCAGAACTACGTCGTCGAAACGAGTGGACTGACAAAGCGCTACAAGGACAAGAACGTTGTCGACCGGATCGACCTGCGTGTGGAGCAGGGGCAGATCTACGGGTTTCTCGGCCTGAATGGGGCGGGCAAGACCACGACCATCCGTATGCTGATGGGGCTGATCCGTCCCAGTGCGGGACAGGCCCGTCTCTTTGGAAGGCCGATTCCGGCAGATCGGCTGCAGGTCATGCGTCGTGTGGGCGCTCTCGTCGAGAGTCCCAGCTATTATGCCCATCTGAGCGGGTGGGACAATCTCAAGATCGTCGCGATCCTGCTTGACGCGCCGGAGCGCCGGATTGCTGAGGTGCTTGATATCGTGAGGCTGACCGGGGACGCCAAGCGGAAGGTGGGCGACTATTCACTCGGCATGAAGCAGCGCTTGGGGATCGCGGCGGCGCTGGTCGGCTCGCCCGACCTGTTGGTGCTCGACGAACCGACCAACGGCCTCGACCCGGCAGGCATCCATGAGGTGCGCGATCTGATTCGCCGCATGCCGCGCGAACACGGGATCACGGTCGTGGTATCGAGCCACCTTCTTGCCGAGGTGGACCAGATGGCGACCGCAGTCGGCGTCATTCATGCCGGAAGGCTGATCTTCCAGGGGCCGATCGGGGATCTGCGTGCCCGAAGCCGCGGGCATGTTTCCGTACAGGTCGATCGGCTGGAAGAGGCGGTTGCGATAGCCGAGGAAAGCCAGCTCGGTGGCGTCATGGCCGAGGGGGAGAGGTTGCGTTTCGACTCGACGGCGCCTGCGGATGCCGCACGGCTGGTGCGCGCGCTCGTCGATCGCGATATCGCGGTTTACCGTGTGGAGGAGCAGCAACTTACTCTCGAGGACATCTTCCTCGAGTTGACTGCAGAAGCGAGTCCGACATGA
- a CDS encoding HAMP domain-containing histidine kinase, producing the protein MRLEGRMVGHYLGRVIQLTVLLGFLFVFGGIAAVIALNALAAGGSGTGFLAGGLLMLGAAATFGSVWMFGRSLARPVTHMMTWLNALATGDYAEPLGPDGRPASRMYDGKARKKSFAIYREVFDSLDVLTFELRRTEDERRRLEAGREEWISGVTHDLRTPLTSIQGYASVLASDYEFEPDEVRRQAAIVAGQAGHMAEMINDLNLTFRLRADALPLRRQQTDLIELVRDVAVDLANDPRSTGREIAFEEPPGTGRIDADVDPAWFRRALANLLANAVVHNAEGTAVRVSVRREGAGAVVCIADDGAGMDAATLGRLFDRYYRGTATQSAVEGTGLGMAIARQIVEAHGGSVAVSSAIGQGTQVCVRLPLS; encoded by the coding sequence ATGAGACTCGAAGGGCGCATGGTCGGCCACTATCTTGGTCGCGTGATACAGCTGACAGTCTTGCTCGGCTTCCTGTTCGTGTTCGGGGGGATCGCTGCGGTCATCGCGCTCAACGCCCTGGCCGCGGGCGGCAGTGGAACCGGGTTCTTGGCAGGCGGGCTACTGATGCTCGGAGCCGCCGCGACGTTCGGTTCTGTGTGGATGTTCGGGCGCAGCTTGGCTCGGCCTGTGACGCACATGATGACCTGGCTGAACGCGTTGGCTACCGGCGACTATGCCGAGCCGCTCGGCCCGGACGGGCGTCCGGCGAGCCGCATGTACGACGGCAAGGCCAGGAAGAAGTCCTTCGCCATCTACCGCGAGGTGTTCGATTCTCTCGATGTGCTCACTTTCGAACTACGCCGCACCGAAGATGAGCGGCGGCGACTGGAGGCGGGCCGCGAGGAGTGGATCTCGGGAGTGACGCATGACCTGCGCACGCCGCTCACCTCGATACAGGGCTATGCCAGCGTGCTTGCGAGCGACTATGAGTTCGAGCCCGACGAGGTTAGGCGTCAGGCCGCAATCGTGGCAGGCCAAGCGGGTCACATGGCCGAGATGATCAACGATCTCAACCTCACTTTCCGCTTGCGTGCGGACGCCCTGCCTCTGAGACGGCAGCAGACAGACCTCATCGAACTCGTGCGCGACGTGGCGGTCGACCTTGCGAACGATCCGCGCTCGACGGGCCGCGAGATCGCGTTCGAGGAACCGCCCGGAACTGGCCGCATCGACGCCGATGTGGATCCCGCGTGGTTCCGCCGTGCGCTCGCTAACCTGCTGGCGAACGCGGTCGTCCACAATGCCGAGGGCACCGCCGTCCGCGTCTCCGTCAGGCGAGAGGGCGCGGGCGCCGTCGTCTGTATTGCCGACGACGGTGCGGGCATGGACGCGGCCACGCTCGGCCGACTCTTCGACCGCTACTACCGCGGCACCGCGACTCAGTCCGCCGTCGAGGGTACTGGGCTGGGCATGGCGATCGCTCGGCAAATCGTTGAGGCTCACGGCGGCAGCGTCGCGGTATCGAGCGCTATCGGCCAAGGGACTCAGGTCTGTGTGCGCCTGCCCCTGAGTTAA
- a CDS encoding response regulator transcription factor, with product MAERILIIDDEQAILDLLRLVLEREGFDDVILTSNIAEALAAVEASSPALIVLDVMLPDGDGYMLAGQIRRTCSAPILFLSARGSDIDILTGFGVGGDDYVTKPFNPLEVVARIKALLRRSSGNGVDASEQPVAEVFDWDGFRLLEAECRLEVAGRDLPIPAREFQLLAFLCRNPGRVFSKRQLYRQVWGEEALGESDDNTVQVHIHRLREKIEPEPARPRYLLTARGLGYKLVRCESVIQP from the coding sequence ATGGCTGAACGTATCCTCATCATCGATGACGAGCAGGCGATTCTCGATCTGTTGCGCCTCGTATTGGAGCGCGAGGGGTTCGACGATGTGATACTTACCTCAAACATCGCCGAAGCGCTCGCTGCGGTCGAAGCAAGCTCACCGGCGCTTATCGTGCTTGACGTCATGCTTCCTGACGGCGATGGCTATATGCTGGCCGGTCAAATTCGGCGTACCTGTTCTGCGCCAATCCTGTTTCTCTCCGCACGCGGCTCCGATATCGACATACTCACCGGTTTCGGAGTTGGCGGGGATGACTACGTCACGAAACCTTTCAACCCCCTCGAGGTCGTAGCGCGCATCAAGGCCCTTCTACGCCGCTCGTCCGGAAACGGGGTCGACGCATCCGAGCAACCGGTGGCCGAGGTGTTCGACTGGGACGGCTTTCGCCTGCTGGAAGCGGAGTGTCGGCTTGAAGTGGCCGGGCGCGACCTGCCGATACCAGCGCGGGAGTTTCAACTGCTCGCATTCCTGTGCCGCAACCCGGGTCGGGTCTTCTCGAAGCGCCAACTCTATCGGCAGGTCTGGGGCGAGGAGGCTCTCGGCGAGTCGGACGACAATACGGTGCAGGTCCACATTCACCGCCTGCGCGAGAAGATCGAGCCCGAGCCGGCTCGTCCACGCTACCTACTGACGGCGCGCGGACTCGGCTACAAGCTTGTGCGTTGTGAGAGCGTGATTCAGCCATGA
- a CDS encoding acyltransferase family protein — MARRLHYIDVLRAIVVVLLVPLHTARVFDLFEQYYAKSAYSSEFLTWAVVGWLGMWLVPLFFLLAGMSSYLSLRKYSPGTFFREHARRLLIPFAFGVLVLVPPLNYFGARTNAGFRGTFWEYLTSGRFFRFSLTPGADYAGGFGPGQMWFLLFLFVFVSIALPLFMWMRPGHGGERIAREIAKRLAQPTWWWVGAGALLIVQPIPQLFEQDVALLLLLMVAGYIGMSDEAFIRDTKRYAVLATLMGLLFSVAALVLYTWHIYWTDPSILRTGYYFVRGAAMWLLLLGAVGLGARYLDKTGPVLDYLSESSYTLFILHQTLIVVIAYFVVMMPLGWITQFLLIIVPATALTFALYEVVRRFDGLRWLFGMKSKAAEATSRQLRDAE, encoded by the coding sequence ATGGCTCGCCGACTACATTATATTGACGTTCTCAGGGCCATCGTCGTGGTGCTCCTCGTTCCGCTGCACACTGCACGCGTATTCGACCTGTTCGAGCAGTACTACGCCAAGAGCGCGTACTCCTCGGAGTTCCTGACTTGGGCTGTTGTCGGCTGGCTGGGCATGTGGCTGGTTCCGCTGTTCTTTCTGCTCGCGGGAATGTCGTCATACTTGTCCTTGCGCAAGTACTCGCCCGGGACGTTCTTCCGCGAGCACGCCAGAAGGCTTTTGATTCCGTTTGCATTTGGTGTGCTCGTGCTTGTGCCACCGTTGAACTACTTCGGGGCCCGCACGAACGCCGGATTCCGCGGCACGTTCTGGGAGTACCTCACCAGCGGACGCTTCTTCCGCTTCAGCCTGACGCCAGGCGCCGATTATGCAGGCGGTTTCGGACCCGGACAGATGTGGTTTCTGCTGTTCCTGTTTGTCTTCGTGAGCATCGCACTCCCTCTGTTCATGTGGATGCGCCCCGGGCACGGTGGGGAGAGAATCGCGCGCGAAATCGCCAAGCGCCTCGCACAACCCACGTGGTGGTGGGTGGGCGCCGGCGCACTGCTTATCGTGCAGCCTATCCCGCAGCTCTTCGAGCAAGACGTCGCCCTTCTCTTGCTGCTGATGGTTGCCGGCTACATCGGCATGTCGGACGAAGCCTTCATCCGAGACACCAAGCGCTACGCGGTTCTGGCGACCTTGATGGGCCTACTGTTCTCGGTGGCCGCACTGGTCCTCTACACCTGGCACATCTACTGGACCGACCCCTCGATCCTGCGAACGGGCTACTACTTCGTCCGAGGCGCCGCAATGTGGCTGCTGCTGCTGGGCGCTGTCGGGCTCGGCGCGAGGTACCTCGACAAGACCGGTCCCGTACTCGACTACCTATCGGAAAGCAGCTACACGCTGTTCATCCTGCATCAGACGCTGATCGTGGTTATCGCCTACTTCGTGGTCATGATGCCGCTGGGCTGGATCACGCAGTTCCTCCTGATCATCGTGCCCGCAACCGCCCTCACCTTCGCCCTGTATGAGGTGGTGCGCCGGTTCGACGGGCTTCGCTGGCTGTTCGGCATGAAGTCGAAGGCCGCCGAGGCAACCAGCCGACAGCTTCGAGACGCCGAGTAA